The window ATCATCACTTCAAtcccacttacagcctgacttcagtctgcaaagactggacccttccccacccactcctccccaatcaccacttcacgcCCACTTACAGCCAGACTCCAGTCCCCACTCTACCcacccctccttgctgcccaacatcagtctggccacttctccatcactaacaataacAATTGAGGTGGAAAATCTAACcaggagacagaaaagccggaaatctccaggactggaaaatgtttccccctctacccccaagctctgtgccgaacaactggcaccagtctacagacattttcaatcggtTCCTGCAAACCTGCTTCAAAGTCTACACTATTGTTCCCGTATCCAAAAAGCCGGGGATTACTTGTCTTAACGACTCAGGCCTGTCGCAcagacctctgtaatcatgaagacccttgaaagacttgtgctggcccacctgaataATATCACagaccccctgctggaccccctgcagtttgcataccgggcaaaTATATCAgcggatgacgcagtcaacctaggcctgcactttaTCCTCCAACACCTAGACTGCCAGAGgaactatgcaaggattttgtttgtggattttagctctgcattcaacgccACCATGTCAGAGCTACTACCCtccaactctcccagttgactgtgcctgaacccctttgtcagtggaccaccaacttcctgacagacaggaagcagcatgtgaggctgggaaagcacatctcggacacgCAGACCCTCATCAtaagagcaccgcaaggctgcgtgctctcccctctcctgtactctctctacaccaacgactgcacctccacagactcctctgtcaagcttctcaagtttgcagatgacaccacccagattggactgatccaggatgggaaggAATCTGCCTTCTGCCTGTGTCACAGTGACGTAGCTGGCTTCCTGGTGcaatcgcaacaacctggagctcaatgctcttaagacagtggaattgattgtaacctttaggagagctccccctcccccttaccccactcaccatcaacaccacagtcacatctgtggagacatttaagttccttggatccaccatctccagggaccttaaatgggagaccatcatcgactccacagtcaataaggcccaacagaggatgtacctcCTGCgggagctgagaaaacacaatgtgCCACAGGAAATGATGGTCCAggtttatactgccatcatagggtctgtcctcaccttctccatcatggtctggtatcaagcatgacatccggaggctgcagcgtatTGTTCGATCAGCGTACGTGTAAGATCATCtcagacccctcccaccctggccacaaactctttgaagcacttcctctggaaggcaactccgaacTGTCAAagtcgccacagccagacataaaagcagctttttttcccacgagcagtagctctactcaacagccaaaagtctgtagcctccttttgctctggtattttattccatatttcacatgtttaaattataatgttttaattttaattgtctcgtgtatatcgtgttgttacttgcgatcaaagcaccaaggcaaattccttgtatgtatacgtaTTTAGCTaatcaaaattttttttttaaatttattcaattattcaatATTCAATTATTCAATATTCAATAGATAGAAGCAGCTGATGGGTCAATTAGCAGCCTCCTGTCAGGTAACTTGGTATTCAGAGGGTGCGCTTTTATAAAGTCAGTCAGATTGTCACTCGGAATTATAAATATCCTTTGAAAGGTCATTCTTAACTCAGAGCTTACCAAAACGGAATCTTAATTGAATTTCAAGCTTTTAATAATTGCTTTGTAAAAATCCTGGACTGCAAATTGGacagattaatttaattttttttccttcCCCCCTCTTTACAGGATGAGTTCCTAGATGTGATCTACTGGTTTCGTCAAATAATTGCAATTGTTTTGGGTGTTATCTGGGGAGTTGTTCCACTTAAAGGATTCTTGGGAATAGCAATGTAAGTCTTGATGCTGTTCCTCTTATGCTTATTTGTGTATAAGAAAAATATTTACTGTTAAGACAGATGTATTTTGTGGATTAATTTTGATGCACTGGGAATTTCTTTCAAGGTTTTTTCCCTGCCTCCCGCCAACTACAGAATCCCAAAACATAAATTTCTAAATCAAGTGATATTCAGCAATCTGTTTGGAAGGAAGCTGGAACTATCCTAATTTTGGTTCAGTCAAATAAAATGAGCTACCACAAGTTTAAATTAATAAGAGTGCCCCACTGACCTTGCCCTCCTTTCCATTGTATCTCAGTTTTCTAACATTTAATTTTTTGCTCTTCATTCATCATTCTCATCCAGTAAACATCAGGTATTTGGGTCTCTTTTGAGTTGCCACAGCCTTAGTTTGTGTGATCTGAACGGAGTAGCCACGTTACCTGTAAAGTATGCCATTTACTCCCAACTATTGATTGTACATTAGATTGTACCTTCAGAAACAAGAATGACTCCAAGGGTGAAAAGTTGGCAACTCTCTGAGTATGACCGTAATCTTTTCACATTTTGAGAAAGATTAATTTTTAattaagaagaagggtctgaagaagtgcctcgacccgaaacgtcgcctatttccttcgctccatagatgctgcctcacccgctgagtttctccagcatttttgattaccttcgattttccagcatctgcagttccttcttaaaatgttttaattaatgtGCTGTTGTGTCATGTCTAAGCATAGATAGTTTAAATGCATCCTCTTggctaatttggtttagtttttgAAGCTAATTGGAATGAAACGTTAGTAACTAAACTGGTAACCACCAAGAACCAGTGGAAAACTGGGTTTGGAGGACCAGGGTAGTTCTCAACATATACAGgttggttttttaaaccaataggCAGAAGAACCGACTAGAGGCCAGgcaggattagttagcgatcttgttgtgcaaagccccatgggcaacagtgaccataatatggtggaattctgcattaggatggaaagtgacacggttaatccagagactagggtcctgaaattaaagaaaggagactttaaagatatgagacaggaattggctaggatagactggcaaattatacttaaagggttgacggtggagatgcaatggcaaagatttaaagaacgcatggatgaactccaaaaattgttcatccctgtctggcgaaaaaattaaACAGGGAAGGCAGCTCAaacgtggctaacgagggaaatcaaggatagtgttaaatccgaGGAAGAGGCCTAAAGCAGCAAACCGGAAGACTGGGAAAAAATTTAAAACTCaatagaggaggacaaagggttaaTTAGAGGggggagcatgaaagaaagcttgtgagGAATATAAAAATGGACTCGAAAAGCTTCTTTTAAAGAGATATGTggatctcgacccgatacgttgcatatttccttcgctccatagatgctgccgcacccgctcagtttctccagcatttttgtctacctgtgaaaaggaaaagattagtgaagacaaatgtaggttccctacaatcagagacaggtgaatttataatgggaaacaaataaTTGAcaaaacagttaaatgagtactttggttctgtattCAACAGTAATtcctagggcctgatggtctgcattctaGAGTACTCGAGGAAGTTGTCCtaggaatcctgcacctatttctctatgTTTCAACAAATCTTCTCGAAAAGATaaatttaattttcaaatttaaaattataccacCATCATTTTGTTGTGATTTTTGCAGTCTTTCTGCGTTGAACATCTGTGTAAGTGTTTTCTGGGCTCTCTGTTTCCAGATTTTGCTTGATCAATGCAGGGATCCTCTACCTCTACTTCAACAGTTTCCAACAAGTGGATGAAGAGGAGTACGGCGGAACATGGGAATTAACAAAAGAGGGATTTATGACGTCTTTTGCATTGTTTCTGGTAACTATTCTTTATATCATAATATTGGTCACTCCTGCTTTGTAACAGGCATATTTTATACTTTGAAGCACTGAAATAattggctttaaaaaaaagtttccaccaTTTCACAACCTCCACCAAATTGCCACGAGgatttcttcagtttgaagaaggatctcaacccgaaacgtcacccatttcttctttccagagatgctgcctgtcccgctgagttactccagcattttgtgtctatcacgagGATAAATTCATTTGTGTAAAGTCTTGGCTCTGGATAGAGTTAAATTACAATTTCTGAGCTTTATACACAAAGAGAATAGGTCCATGATGCTCTGTGGTATAAAAGCGTAGTCTATATATAAAAATACCTGTCCTCGAGTTTCATAGCTCAAAGTTACTGGAAGGATGCTTTGTTGATAATGGTTGCTGCCCTGTAATCTATGGATAAATACCGATTAGCATGTGAAAGAGAAAGACTGTCCGTAGTTAAGATATAGACCGTCTACTTTTGCATACTGCCATCGAGCTAAGAAAGAAATATTACAGAGGGCATATCTTTTTTGTATATAACTGCTGATGTCTGTTAAGAGTTGAACAAATTGGGGATAGGTTCTCTGAATCGAAGAGAACCGTGCAACTACATACCTTTCTTTTCAGCTGGCTCAGAATGGTAATGAGAGGCTGGGGGACAgagtctgtgtaggaaggaactacaagtgctggtttaaactgaagatagacacaaaaaggacaggcagcatctctggagagaaggaatgagtgacatctcgggtcaaggcccttcagtCTACATCAAGGCCCTACATCAGAGGCTTCATCACTTCTTTCCATCCAGTCCACCTTGACGGTGCATTGGATTAGAAATGCTGAAAGTATCATCAG is drawn from Leucoraja erinacea ecotype New England chromosome 21, Leri_hhj_1, whole genome shotgun sequence and contains these coding sequences:
- the rab5if gene encoding uncharacterized protein RAB5IF, with product MNAAKSREHFVANGGLKVSVWSKVLNSKAAWEDKDEFLDVIYWFRQIIAIVLGVIWGVVPLKGFLGIAIFCLINAGILYLYFNSFQQVDEEEYGGTWELTKEGFMTSFALFLVVWIIFYTAIHFD